The Drosophila mauritiana strain mau12 chromosome 2R, ASM438214v1, whole genome shotgun sequence genome has a segment encoding these proteins:
- the LOC117136858 gene encoding dolichyl-diphosphooligosaccharide--protein glycosyltransferase subunit 2, whose product MLKLGLVIFCVLVASGPTWSARTVDSHLGQKDLSRLQKVFVDGFGSSDLQSIFFSSLNIQLTDATQKEPLCKKIATLHSESKLNSFEKDYYYIGASRNLGCSAKIDEGLLSKVYSSLNSELGSSQEIFYRVVTHKVLGVEINEATQGKLVKRLQELLKKDDTLSGLGYAFNVAPLLGASASFIVNRVEDAIVQADEVDGKLLQFEGGLSITSLIINGAFGVSKTFNKPVPVTADQAVKFANYFLSRRSVQTAKGAHVLIEALKTISGADKIAPVCVQLIGNGQLDAQSPTLNVAVVDLLGKPLLPAPKVINAKVIRKKDSSVLSDKITVTSKSSDKTTYVADLASLKPARGVYQAELSADGVYTQTLQFKVLGRVKVQSLEVGIAESDASAATRKQSVTYPGKLQEVLSADSTQKLLLKAVLVDESTSKPLAVHQAFVRLYNKKTDKEIIFVAEQDSSKAYKFDMDVGNNGKNFNYQSGTYSIYLTVGDSSLSNSFEWLVAEVQLKFNEDKEVKPKTTSGPLPEIIHQFRVPDNRPPRIVSDIFTGLCITPLVLLFVFWGKLGINVSNLTLAPSTIGFHLGFGGILVLFFVFWLQLNMFQTLRLLIPIAVFTFLAGNRLLRRLYAQRNSKASAS is encoded by the exons ATGTTAAAGCTAG GTCTGGTCATCTTCTGCGTGTTGGTCGCTAGTGGACCGACGTGGAGCGCTCGCACCGTGGACAGCCACCTGGGGCAAAAGGATCTCAGCCGCCTGCAAAAAGTTTTCGTGGACGGATTTGGCTCCAGTGACCTGCAGTCGATCTTCTTCTCCAGCCTTAACATCCAACTGACTGATGCCACCCAGAAGGAGCCGTTGTGCAAGAAGATTGCTACGCTGCATTCCGAGTCCAAGCTGAAC AGCTTCGAAAAAGACTACTACTACATTGGTGCTAGCAGAAACCTGGGGTGCTCCGCAAAGATTGACGAGGGTCTGCTTTCCAAGGTGTATAGTTCCCTGAACTCGGAGCTCGGCAGCTCTCAGGAGATCTTCTACCGCGTGGTCACCCACAAAGTGCTCGGCGTGGAGATCAATGAAGCCACTCAGGGAAAACTAGTGAAGCGTTTGCAAGAACTGCTCAAGAAGGACGACACACTCAGCGGCCTGGGATACGCTTTCAATGTTGCTCCACTTCTGGGTGCCAGTGCCTCCTTTATCGTAAATCGCGTAGAGGATGCCATAGTGCAAGCAGATGAAGTTGACGGCAAGCTCCTGCAGTTCGAAGGCGGTCTCAGTATCACATCCCTGATCATCAATGGTGCTTTCGGCGTGAGCAAGACCTTTAACAAGCCCGTGCCCGTTACTGCTGACCAGGCAGTTAAGTTTGCGAACTACTTCCTTAGCCGCCGATCCGTCCAAACCGCCAAGGGAGCTCATGTGCTGATCGAGGCGCTGAAGACTATCAGTGGAGCCGATAAAATTGCTCCCGTTTGCGTGCAGCTCATTGGCAACGGTCAGTTGGACGCTCAGTCGCCGACTCTGAATGTAGCCGTTGTTGATCTGCTCGGCAAGCCTTTATTACCTGCCCCCAAAGTCATCAATGCAAAGGTTATTCGCAAGAAGGACAGCTCTGTTTTGTCTGATAAAATCACTGTGACCTCGAAATCCTCGGACAAGACCACCTATGTGGCTGATTTGGCCAGCTTAAAACCAGCACGCGGCGTTTACCAGGCGGAGTTGAGTGCCGATGGTGTCTACACCCAGACACTGCAGTTCAAGGTTCTCGGCCGCGTCAAGGTTCAATCTCTGGAGGTGGGCATTGCGGAATCTGATGCTAGCGCTGCAACCCGCAAGCAGAGTGTGACCTATCCAGGCAAACTGCAGGAGGTTCTCTCGGCTGACAGCACCCAGAAGCTTTTACTGAAGGCCGTTCTGGTAGATGAATCCACCAGCAAGCCTCTGGCTGTCCATCAGGCATTCGTTCGACTCTACAACAAGAAAACTGACAAGGAGATCATCTTTGTGGCCGAGCAGGATAGCAGCAAGGCGTACAAATTCGACATGGATGTTGGCAATAACGGAAAGAACTTCAACTACCAGAGCGGCACCTACAGCATTTACTTGACCGTGGGCGATTCCTCTCTGTCCAACTCCTTCGAGTGGTTGGTTGCTGAAGTCCAATTGAAATTCAACGAGGATAAGG AAGTCAAGCCTAAGACCACTTCTGGTCCCCTGCCCGAAATCATTCATCAGTTCCGAGTGCCCGACAACCGCCCGCCCCGCATTGTGTCTGATATCTTTACCGGACTGTGCATAACCCCGCTTGTGCTGCTTTTCGTGTTCTGGGGAAAACTGGGCATCAATGTGTCTAACCTAACGTTGGCCCCGAGCACGATCGGCTTTCACCTGGGTTTCGGTGGCATTCTGGTGCTGTTCTTCGTGTTCTGGCTGCAGCTTAACATGTTCCAGACACTGCGCCTGCTGATTCCCATCGCAGTATTCACATTCCTGGCTGGCAACCGATTGCTGAGACGTCTTTACGCACAACGTAACTCGAAGGCAAGTGCGTCGTAA
- the LOC117136859 gene encoding uncharacterized protein LOC117136859 yields the protein MVDRGNNLVLPVGPCSTELTESQASFAPPKIKKVLPTRANRMEQFLWQELFAEYNRQASAQVDLGEDRTEYYDQFCKDVPPKNEETEEVLVNKYPLYCTTAVTVWNHEGDFTKTFKRKYSITRPIDLCPDKFAL from the exons ATGGTTGATCGTGGCAATAATTTGGTGCTCCCAGTGGGTCCATGTTCAACGGAACTTACGGAATCTCAAGCGAGTTTTGCTCCACCCAAAATTAAGAAAGTGCTGC CCACTCGAGCAAATCGTATGGAACAGTTTCTATGGCAGGAACTCTTTGCCGAATACAACCGACAGGCCTCCGCCCAAGTGGATTTGGGCGAGGATCGCACGGAGTACTACGACCAGTTCTGCAAGGATGTGCCACCGAAGAACGAAGAGACCGAGGAAGTTCTGGTCAACAAGTACCCACTTTACTGCACCACCGCCGTAACAGTGTGGAATCACGAGGGAGATTTCACCAAGACTttcaaaagaaaatattcTATAACCAGACCTATAGATCTGTGTCCTGATAAGTTTGCACTTTAG
- the LOC117136856 gene encoding uncharacterized protein LOC117136856: MTDTVVHAATPPPHILGYTVRSRTRIWVSYIVPTCLGLLVYIVQTASDLALSYQHFSQKEPALGAGTLVLVILPPVITFILVAASKEQRDCACSERNKCVVLGMGLLKLFLFPFFVIFRFCTRLFWAIEGLFHDDDDVERMKCLAKATQTSNIELYLFVQAYAQAAPQIILQLYHMLVQDMFRNYETSAVQSLSLVFSAIDLAAITTSYHRMESQRRVGRHYPWATPQQVDSHRCQLEQNERLCCEAERKKRESERTITSFPESDKIMENFRARKSLPNSGEATHELHIQGEDEVDNDALEQLETRALLHSGPIDNATDEEKIQGTRPRLKVRYEDLGDLDTIEVLDSIPETPAPPPPPKTAPPELPVLKSTEEDPPTPDLRRTMSDNEHRKSRRVTRPLSQLETFKDMLLVNAQLYIKENVPHPPKLLMGRLKDEDPEEHTVLIPQSPKPSPLTPKDVVDFYFPRPTKIVNGIQQDDFAGRTVSFFGWIAFITMRMLSLSTFCVFYPKAFFILVGVHYALMLGCLALETRCRGSWSRSLFLLLLAYIYIFVLMEFRVSFKNIRLWYGGYLVLKLVENITISSIWYANEEFESWWFGFIWEWIVYSGILFLATLIVYYCILRPKEVSLIVEDDSPQRDQQESPGDQAVA; encoded by the exons GAGCCGGCACTGGGAGCTGGCACCCTGGTCCTGGTGATCCTACCCCCCGTGATCACTTTCATCCTGGTGGCGGCTTCCAAGGAACAGAGGGATTGCGCCTGCTCGGAACGCAATAAATGCGTTGTCCTTGGCATGGGACTGCTCAAGTTGTTTCTGTTCCCCTTCTTTGTGATCTTCAG GTTCTGTACGCGCTTGTTTTGGGCCATCGAGGGACTCTTccacgacgacgacgatgtgGAGCGCATGAAGTGCTTGGCCAAGGCCACACAAACCTCCAACATTGAGTTGTATCTATTTGTTCAGGCCTATGCCCAGGCAGCTCCACAAATCATTCTCCAGCTGTACCACATGCTCGTCCAGGATATGTTCCGCAATTATGAGACCT CTGCTGTTCAATCCTTATCGCTGGTATTCTCAGCCATTGATCTGGCTGCCATAACCACCAGTTATCATAGGATGGAAAGCCAGCGGCGGGTGGGTCGCCATTACCCCTGGGCCACTCCGCAACAGGTGGACAGCCATCGATGTCAGCTGGAGCAGAATGAACGCCTATGCTGTGAGGCTGAGCGGAAAAAGCGCGAGTCCGAGCGCACCATCACCAGTTTCCCGGAATCCGACAAGATAATGGAGAACTTTCGGGCCCGCAAGTCATTGCCCAACTCAGGTGAGGCCACACATGAGCTGCATATTCAGGGAGAAGATGAGGTGGACAACGATGCACTGGAGCAACTGGAAACGCGAGCACTACTGCACTCCGGGCCGATAGATAATGCTACCGATGAGGAGAAGATACAGGGAACAAGGCCCAGGCTGAAAGTGCGATACGAGGATCTGGGGGACTTGGACACCATCGAGGTGTTGGACAGCATACCCGAGACACCAGCTCCTCCACCGCCGCCGAAAACTGCACCACCAGAATTACCCGTTCTGAAGTCAACCGAGGAAGATCCTCCAACTCCCGACTTGCGACGAACCATGTCGGACAATGAGCATCGAAAGAGCCGTCGGGTCACTAGACCCCTGTCCCAACTGGAAACCTTCAAAGACATGCTGCTGGTTAATGCCCAACTGTACATCAAAGAGAATGTCCCACATCCGCCCAAGCTCCTCATGGGCAGGCTCAAAGACGAGGATCCCGAGGAGCACACTGTTCTCATTCCCCAATCACCCAAACCATCACCTCTAACTCCCAAGGACGTGGTGGACTTTTATTTCCCGCGACCCACCAAAATAGTGAATGGAATCCAACAGGATGATTTCGCGGGCAGGACGGTGTCCTTCTTCGGATGGATTGCCTTTATCACCATGAGAATGCTTTCGTTGTCCACTTTCTGTGTCTTCTATCCGAAGGCATTCTTCATCTTGGTGGGCGTACACTATGCCCTGATGCTGGGCTGCCTGGCATTGGAAACCCGTTGTCGTGGTAGTTGGAGTCGAAGCCTGTTCCTACTTCTTCTCGCCTACATCTATATATTTGTGTTAATGGAATTCCGGGTGTCCTTCAAGAACATTCGATTGTGGTATGGTGGATACCTGGTGCTCAAGCTCGTCGAGAACATTACCATATCGTCCATTTGGTATGCAAACGAGGAGTTTGAGTCCTGGTGGTTCGGTTTCATCTGGGAGTGGATCGTTTACAGTGGAATACTATTTCTGGCCACTTTAATCGTTTACTACTGTATACTCCGACCCAAGGAAGTATCGCTCATCGTGGAGGACGATTCCCCGCAAAGGGATCAACAGGAAAGTCCTGGGGACCAGGCCGTTGCCTAG